In Gemmatimonadaceae bacterium, one DNA window encodes the following:
- the bamA gene encoding outer membrane protein assembly factor BamA, protein MHRISLVAIALLAGSPLLAQDPQLTVARCLTPDSVLVRGNARIPRETIIANSGIRAGNTLSFPLVQRAIRDLFASGDFDSVNVQCGLPDGPEGAAMVITVRERPLLGQINVTGPERIPKRQVEDRISLLLGRPVDPSQIALAMRRIDSLYKAGGYYLARVQPETTVVGERINLNFRVNEGRRLAVSGLRVVGSENVDPSLVTKAMETKPEGFWWWRKGEFDEDVYASDIGEKIPALYAQRGYVDFQLRRDTLIVDPERGKAMVELTVEEGEQYRVTGFEVVGNRHFTADQIGTLYPFRDRAPTLTERARALIKRRPAATDVFDRSRWDEATRELQTLYNNDGYIYAQINPVVERDPTDSNAVVRLRWDIREGTPAIINRVDILGNDYTVEQCIRDQLFIIPGDVFNQDRLIRSWQGIGNMGFFETPLPFPDTRPANQQGDIDIIFRVKEKRTGNVNFGASAGQGTGVGGFIGLDQPNLFGRCKRGSIQWQYGRFINDFNATYLDPSIKGTRVSGQVQAYHSQARFRIADFGQTTRIGGNTRFGFPFPESRFTRVFLSYGLESVRFGSSGLLGTVTNDGCQGCLRSTFGVDLTKDTRVDMPFATDGKLQTISAQFNGGPLGGSANFQRYTAELRNYTLLARLGGAKPGSSPLRLTMGLTARGGAVFGDPGDFFWSQQFSLGGVQFGEPLRGYPEFSITPNGFSTSAGTFNAQRESFGSAFFSSTAEVGLRFNANLYINVFYDAGNIWARPRDFDPTRLFRGAGFGASTVSPLGPLGLDFAYGFDRRDQFGRPDPKWQLHFRLGQFF, encoded by the coding sequence ATGCACCGTATCTCGTTGGTGGCCATCGCCTTGCTGGCGGGGTCACCATTGCTTGCGCAAGACCCCCAACTCACCGTTGCCCGCTGCCTGACTCCGGACTCTGTCCTTGTCCGGGGCAACGCGCGCATCCCTCGCGAAACCATCATTGCGAACAGCGGGATCCGGGCCGGCAACACGCTGAGCTTCCCGCTCGTCCAGCGCGCGATTCGCGACCTGTTCGCCTCTGGCGACTTCGATTCCGTCAATGTGCAGTGCGGACTGCCGGACGGCCCCGAAGGTGCGGCGATGGTCATCACCGTGCGTGAGCGCCCGCTGCTCGGGCAGATCAACGTCACCGGCCCGGAGCGCATCCCGAAGCGGCAGGTGGAAGATCGCATCTCGCTGCTGCTGGGACGCCCGGTGGACCCCTCGCAGATTGCGCTGGCAATGCGCCGCATCGACTCGCTGTACAAGGCGGGCGGCTACTACCTGGCGCGCGTGCAGCCCGAGACGACGGTGGTGGGCGAGCGCATCAACCTCAACTTCCGGGTGAATGAGGGACGTCGGCTCGCGGTGTCGGGCCTGCGTGTCGTCGGCAGCGAGAACGTGGACCCCTCGCTGGTCACCAAGGCGATGGAGACGAAGCCGGAAGGCTTCTGGTGGTGGCGGAAGGGTGAGTTTGACGAGGACGTATACGCCAGCGACATCGGCGAGAAGATCCCGGCGCTGTATGCGCAGCGCGGCTACGTGGACTTCCAGCTGCGGCGCGACACCTTGATCGTCGACCCCGAGCGTGGCAAGGCGATGGTCGAGCTCACGGTGGAGGAGGGCGAGCAGTACCGTGTGACCGGCTTCGAGGTGGTGGGCAACCGTCACTTCACCGCCGACCAGATCGGCACGCTGTACCCGTTCCGCGACCGGGCGCCGACGCTCACCGAGCGCGCGCGGGCGTTGATCAAGCGGCGCCCGGCGGCCACCGACGTCTTTGACCGCTCGCGCTGGGACGAGGCGACGCGCGAACTGCAGACGCTCTACAACAACGACGGCTACATCTACGCGCAGATCAATCCCGTGGTGGAGCGCGACCCCACGGATTCGAACGCCGTGGTGCGCCTGCGCTGGGACATCCGCGAGGGCACGCCGGCGATCATCAACCGGGTGGACATCCTCGGGAACGACTACACGGTGGAGCAGTGCATCCGGGACCAGCTGTTCATCATCCCGGGTGACGTGTTCAACCAGGACCGGTTGATCCGCAGCTGGCAGGGCATCGGCAACATGGGCTTCTTCGAGACGCCGCTGCCGTTCCCGGATACGCGCCCCGCCAACCAGCAGGGCGACATCGACATCATCTTCCGCGTGAAGGAGAAGCGCACCGGCAACGTGAACTTCGGCGCCTCGGCGGGCCAGGGCACGGGTGTGGGCGGCTTCATCGGCCTCGACCAGCCGAACCTGTTCGGCCGCTGCAAGCGCGGCTCGATCCAGTGGCAGTACGGCCGCTTCATCAACGACTTCAACGCCACGTATCTCGACCCGTCCATCAAGGGCACGCGCGTGTCGGGCCAGGTCCAGGCCTATCACTCGCAGGCGCGCTTCCGCATCGCCGACTTCGGCCAGACGACGCGCATCGGCGGCAACACGCGCTTCGGCTTCCCGTTCCCGGAGTCGCGCTTCACGCGCGTGTTCCTCTCGTACGGGCTTGAGTCGGTGCGCTTTGGCTCCAGCGGCCTGCTGGGGACGGTGACGAACGACGGTTGCCAAGGCTGCCTGCGTTCCACGTTTGGCGTGGACCTGACGAAGGACACGCGCGTGGACATGCCCTTCGCCACGGACGGAAAGCTCCAGACGATCAGCGCGCAGTTCAACGGCGGCCCGCTGGGCGGATCGGCGAACTTCCAGCGCTACACGGCCGAGTTGCGGAATTACACACTGCTGGCGCGTCTGGGCGGCGCCAAGCCCGGCTCTTCGCCGCTGCGCCTCACGATGGGCCTCACGGCCCGCGGCGGTGCGGTGTTCGGCGACCCGGGTGACTTCTTCTGGTCACAGCAGTTCTCGCTGGGTGGCGTGCAGTTTGGCGAGCCGTTGCGCGGCTACCCCGAGTTCTCCATCACCCCGAACGGCTTCTCGACCTCGGCCGGCACGTTCAACGCGCAGCGTGAGTCCTTCGGCAGCGCCTTCTTCTCATCCACGGCGGAAGTCGGCCTGCGCTTCAACGCGAATCTCTACATCAACGTCTTCTACGACGCGGGCAACATCTGGGCGCGCCCGCGCGACTTCGATCCCACGCGGCTCTTCCGCGGCGCCGGCTTTGGCGCCTCCACGGTGAGCCCGCTGGGTCCGTTGGGCCTCGACTTCGCGTACGGCTTCGACCGTCGCGACCAGTTCGGGCGACCCGATCCCAAGTGGCAGCTGCATTTCCGTCTGGGCCAGTTCTTCTAA